In Magnolia sinica isolate HGM2019 chromosome 12, MsV1, whole genome shotgun sequence, a single genomic region encodes these proteins:
- the LOC131221674 gene encoding dolichol-phosphate mannose synthase subunit 2, giving the protein MELADKTIGFLLSVISLSIFTYYTFWVIILPFVNTDHFIYNYFLPQEFALIIPVYAGVALLSLLCIFIGSVMLKSKKKST; this is encoded by the exons ATGGAATTGGCAGACAAGACAATTGGGTTCTTGCTCTCTGTCATCAGCTTATCTATATTCACATATTATACCTTTTGGGTCATCATTCTG CCATTTGTGAACACTGATCACTTCATATATAATTACTTTCTGCCGCAAGAATTTGCTCTGATAATACCCGTATATGCGGGTGTTGCACTTCTCAGCCTCTTATGCATTTTTATTGGGTCTGTGATGCTCAAATCAAAAAAGAAATCCACTTGA